Sequence from the Macaca fascicularis isolate 582-1 chromosome 16, T2T-MFA8v1.1 genome:
gacaaaTGGGTGATTAGATCTGGTGACTTGTCCCAGCTCCTAACGCTTCCTGGACGTTCCAGGAGCCTCTGGGTAAAATGTGGACACAGACATGATGggtctttcttcattttccaggTAAATTGTCAACCTCCCTCCTGACATGGAAGAGAAGGGTCTCCTTAGTGTTCACACTGGAGACAGTAGACTCAGGGCAAGAGCTGGAACTGAGACAGCAGCGGCACCTGTCTAAAACTCAGCCCGAGTCTAAGGTTGAATGAAAGTGCCGAGCACACAGCAGGTTTCCAGGAAATGGCAGCAATGAAGGGCGCTGTCCCTCTAGATGGAAACGAGAGGACGTTTCTCCTTGGATGCTATTGGCTGCCACGCTCAGAGGCACCTGGTGTCCAGGTGCTGTCCTTTCCTCTCCATTATATAACATGGTCAGCAACTGGAGGTTGATGTGATAGGTTGCCCTCAAAGGAATGCAAGTTTAGCAACCATGTACTCCATCATCAGGAGACAGGAACGTCACATATGTTGTTGAGGTTGTTGGTTTTGGGGCCATTGTGACCTGACTCACAGCTGGGGTGCATGGAGCTTGGGCTGgcattaaatatttcttaaccTACATACCACCTATTAGTTGTAAGTGGTTGGATTGCAGCCAGAACGAACACCTGCTttcatgttgtttcttttttttttttttttgagatggcctcggcctcccaaagtgttgggattataggcgtgagccaccgtgcctggcctctttttcttttttcttttttttttttttttttttgagatggagtctcgctctgtcacccaggctggagtgcagtggccggatctcagctcactgcaagctctgcctcccgggtttacgccattctcctgcctcagcctcccgagtagctgggactacaggcgcctgccacctcgcccggctaagtttctgtatttttagtagagacggggtttcactgtgttagccaggatggtctcgatctcctgacctcgtgatccgcccgtctcggcctcccaaagtgctgggattacaggcttgagccaccgcgcccggccttttttttcttttttttgagacagagtctcgctctgttgcccaggctggagtgcagtggcatgatctctgctcactgcaagctccacctcctgggttcacaccattctcccgcctcagcctcctgagtagctgggactacaggtgcctgccaccatgcccggctaatttttttgtatttttagtagagacagggtctcaccatattagccgggatggtttcgatctcctgacctcgtgatccacccgcctcggcctcccaaagtgctgggattacaggcgtgagccaccgtgcccggcctcttttctgaaatggaatttcgctcttgtcgcccaggctgaagtacaatggcatgatctcagctcactgcaaccgccacctcctgtGACTcaccttcaagtgattctcctgcctcagcctcccgagtagctgggattataggtgtgcgcccccatgcccagctaccacctttctaatttattaaaaatacatggtTGAGGCTTACTGAGTAGGTCCAGTTCATTTCTAAAGTTTATTTCCTCCCAATTAAAGTGGTTAGCAACTGGAGATTGACGTGCTAGACCAGCCAGATCTCAATATTATTGTTTACTTATCCAGCATTCTAAAAACCTCAAATCACTTTCTAAAACttaactttataaactttatattttgCCATATAAACTATAACACAAACTGAAGAATTGTTAAAATCTATCTAAATAAAGCTGTTTGCCAAAGGCAGAGTCTGAGGCCCACTGTTCTTGAGGAGGAGGTTGGCGAGTCCCAGAGGGGACCTGTTAAAGTCGCACCAACACCAGACAGACGCTCTTCTTGGCCTCAGAGGCTGAGGACTAAAAGGGCCTGCAGCTGTGCTCTTTCATGTCCATGTTGTCTTGAGTCGCTGGAGTTCAGTGTCCCTTCCTGGAGACAGCCGTGGTTTGGATAATATGGGACTTACTGAGCCTTTAGAATTCTCCCAACTTAGCAGCTGAAGCACCTTCCTGTGGGTGGGCCCCACGTGCACTGCTCCAAAGCAAGAAGCCCAGCCACAGCCCCGGTTCAGCTGATGGCCTTTGAGCAACCTTCACTGCTCTTGGATTTTCACATCAGTGTTTGAACATGGACGTTGCCAGCAGGGTTAGCGATGCTGCCGTtccactttctcttttctgtcttttagaGGGTTTTTGCCTCCTCCTCTTTCATCCTGAAATTCTGCTGGGGAGGTCTGAAAAGCATGCTTTTTCATTGGTTCTGCCTTCAGATATCTGAGGAAGTTCAAAGACACTTTCCACTTTGCTCTTTAAGCCCCTTGGTGTTTCACATCATGCCAAAACCAGAGacggaaaaataaaaccaattagCTTTTCCGAACAGCAGCGCCTCCATGCAGGGCAGAGGGGCCATAGCTGATGAGTGAATCGCAGAAACGGTGTACAGCCCTGGGCgccctgcccacctcccagcaagtctcccttccttccctcaggGCCCAGCAGCGGCTGCAGCAGATGTGAAAACTCTGGAGGGAACTAAGAGACCAGAACAAGGAGATCCAGTTTGATCAGTTGTCCTTTTACATAACGGCTCTTCACTCTTCTCTGAAATTGGGTGGGGATGGGTAGCTAAAACTAATTTACTAGATTAATGACACCATCTATTCCCTAAAGTGGTCCATGTAGGACTCATTTAAGTGGATTTTGCACAGGAGGGCCCCGGTAACTTGGCCTTTGCTTTCTCTCAGCAGTTACTGaatgctgtttttttaaaaaaaagaaaacaattggccaggcgcggcagctcgtgtctgtaatcccagcactttgggaggccaaggcagatggatcacctgaggccaggagttcaagaccagcctggcccgcatggtgaaaccatgtctctactaaaaagacaaaaaattagccagtcgtggcaacctgtaatctcagctcactcgggaggctgaggcaggagagttgcttggacccaggagacagaggctacagtgagccgagatcacgccattgcactctagcctgggcgacagagagactccatctcaagaaaaaaaaaattattttttggagacagggtcacactctgtcgcccaggctggagtgcagtggcaagatcacagctcactgcatcctcaacctctgaggcttgagcaatcctccctcctccgactcctgagtagctgggaccacatttgcataccaccacatctggctaattttcatctttttttttgtagagacaggtcttgctatgttgcccagactggtcttgaactcctggactcaagtattTAAtggtcctcctccctcagcctcccaatgtgccgggattacaggcatgagctactgcactcagcctttGAATGCTATTTCTTCAGAAGTACTGTCGCGTATCACAGATAACCCTAAGCGACTTGTCAGCAGCTCTGCCGTGACTGATCCTCTAGGCAGGACAATGGCAGGAACAGAGAAGCCAGCACTGACAGTGGGGAGGGAGGCGTACTTCTGCTTCTCACTGCCAGCCTCAGGCATATGAAACCACTGCCTGCTGTCCACACCAGCACCTCATCCCCATCTCCCTGGTTAGGGGTCATGTAACTAAGATGGCATTTCAGAACCTGGGTTAATACATCCAACAAGAATCACTTGGCTCAGTGCAGCTTGGGAAACGGTGGAAGAGCTACCCGTTTGCGCCTAGTTTCTACTTCGGATGAGGGCTTCTGCTCAGCTGACTTGAGGTTGCCTCAACTTGTCTGGCTTATCCAGCTTGTGCCTTCCAGTCAACTCCCCCATGAAATCTAACTTGTCGGCAGAGCacttccaggccaggcatggggctCCCTTTCCAAATCTgggcattatttaaaaaaaaaaaaaaaaaaaaaaaaaaaaaaaacctgcccaGCAGGCTCAGATGCCAGCACTCAGACACCTGAGGGGTCACGGGCAGCTGCATTTCAACTCACACTGCCGTCGAGATGAGGCACGTTTTTCCGGGATCAGTTGTGTGGCTAAGGCAGTTCCCTCTTTACCATTATTCCAGGTGCCTAGAGACTGCCACGTAAACAACGGTGCACACTCAACACCGTCATGCCCCCTGCACTCAACTGAGTGATAAGTATTTCTAAATCTCTTGGAATTAAATCAAAGTTTCTTAAACTTTCTGCGGGCCATGGatcccttttaaaaatctttaaaagctCTGAATCTCCCCTACAAAAAATGGCCCAATCACCCCTTGTGAAGCCTTCCCACGCACCCCTCCATGACTCTGTGACATGAGGTCTACCTGATGGAGCGTTTAAAACTAGGTGAGAAACCACTTTGGCTATCTCTTAAAGATTGGCCTTgccgggcacggcagctcacgcctgtaatcccgacactttgggaggccgaggcaggcagatcacttgaggccaggagttagagaccagcctggccagcacggcaaaatcccgtctatactaaaaataacaaaaatcatccgggcatggtagcacacacctgtagtctcagctactcgggcctaaggcaggagaatcacttgaactcaggaggtagaggttgcagtgagccgaggtcacgccactgcactccatcgtgggtgacagagcaagactctgtctcaaaaaaaaaaaaaaagaaaaaagaaaaaaatgattggcCTTCAGAAGGAGGTGCCATGTGGCTCTTCAGGGATGAATGGGCTTTAGGAAGGCAGAAGTGAAGACAGGGGCCCTAGCCTTTTTGTGGAAGCGATAATTTCCCATTTACCCAAGGCcttagagcaagcttgtccaatcACCAACCAGCAGCCCACGGGCCTCATGCAGCCCAGGgcggctttgaatgtggcccaacacaaatttgtaaactttcttaaaacattattattatattattattttagctcatcagctatcattagtgttagtgtattttatgtgtggtccaagacaattctCTTTCCAATGTGGCGCAGGGAAGTCAAGATTGGCCACCCCTGCCTTAGAGGAAACGTGGCAGGTGATGCAGTCTACCCTTCGGTGTGAGGGCGGAGCACTGGCTTGGCTCCTGTGGAACAGGGAGCACTGCGGCCAGGGGGTGCTTCCAAGATCGCTCTGAGGGCTTTTCTGTCAGCCAAGGGCAATGGGTTGATAAACTCAGGGTCCACAGCAGGAAGAGTTTTGGTGCTTCAAAGAAAACAGTGTTCAGATCTCCGAAGAGGGATCCTAGCGCCCAGAGTTCCCCACGTGAACCCAAGTGAAGACCCAAAGGCCTCCAGGCCTCATCGCCTTATCCTACCATGTTCCTGAACAGCATGGTAGCAGTGCTGGCCTTCGGAATGATGAGGCCAACGCGAGCCAGGAGACTGCTCCTGCGCGGGATTTGGGCCCAGGACTACCTCGGATCTAGGCTTGTCGTCGCTGTGACTGGTAACACTGGGCCGCGGCTAGGAACGGGGCAGGGTGGCTACCACAGCACCCGCTGCTTCCACGGACAAGCCGCCACCTAGAGCGGATGtgcagcagcagctgcaggcaGACATGGACAGAGAGAACAGCGGGAGTTGAAATTCTCATAATTTTAATGGTCAATAGCTTCTGGTGGGCTCTGGATGGTACAGTTAAACAATAGACTTAAAGACCTCCCCCAAAGCACGTCCGCACCCCCTCAGCAGCGTGTGCCTCCATCAGCGTTCCACTGCCCGATCGGACTTCCACAGCCTCAGACCCCCCCCTCTTGGGTTATGGAAATCCACATCTTAGTGTGATGAGCTGAAAAACCCTGGGTACACCCGtgatctgttattttttttaaaaacaacgaATATTAAGCCAAACACCTTCCCAGGCTCTGCTGCCTCACAGAGTGAGAAACGTGACCGTGGCGATCTGAAGACTCTGTTGTCTCTTGTGGGCCAGGTGGTTTTTGCTTCGCTCCCTGTTCTACGGAGATCATACGGCATAGAGTTCGTAAATCTTCTTTACACAGTACGCCAGGGCGGCCAGTGCTATCGTGTTGTGCAGTCTCTTTCTGTGCAGGTCGTCCTTCCGGACCAGCACCACTGGGGTGGAGGAGGTGAGTGTGTGCAGAGGCAGGCGCGACAGTTTATAGGCGTCGTACTCCACTTGGTACTTGCAGCAAGGGTCAAACTGCCAGGAGATCCCATAGAGGGTGCAGCAGGCCAGGCTCAGCACACCAGCGGGCAGGGAGATGTAGTGGGAATAATCTAAGGGCAGCGCCAACGGGGTGAAGAGGCAGGCGGTGCCCGCCAGCACGGCCGTCTTGTGCAGGCAGTTGCCCACGGTGATCCAGCGGGCCGTC
This genomic interval carries:
- the TMEM11 gene encoding transmembrane protein 11, mitochondrial isoform X1, with the translated sequence MAAWGRRRLGPGSSGGSARERVSLSATDCYIVHEIYNGENAQDQFEYELEQALEAQYKYIVIEPTRIGDETARWITVGNCLHKTAVLAGTACLFTPLALPLDYSHYISLPAGVLSLACCTLYGISWQFDPCCKYQVEYDAYKLSRLPLHTLTSSTPVVLVRKDDLHRKRLHNTIALAALAYCVKKIYELYAV
- the TMEM11 gene encoding transmembrane protein 11, mitochondrial isoform X2; translation: MVSLSATDCYIVHEIYNGENAQDQFEYELEQALEAQYKYIVIEPTRIGDETARWITVGNCLHKTAVLAGTACLFTPLALPLDYSHYISLPAGVLSLACCTLYGISWQFDPCCKYQVEYDAYKLSRLPLHTLTSSTPVVLVRKDDLHRKRLHNTIALAALAYCVKKIYELYAV